Proteins encoded together in one Penaeus vannamei isolate JL-2024 chromosome 41, ASM4276789v1, whole genome shotgun sequence window:
- the Pus7 gene encoding pseudouridylate synthase 7 homolog — MDDQPGQAESAAKEENKTKNEENKDVQKENGDTSKGDVEMADIEAKESSAPGKGMIIFDDDDISDREDKPKEGGGETTEKKEITKAPRSVEKEAGITQYVGTHEGFFGILKQRYSDFQVNEVSSSGEVVHLTDLFIPPEPQEIPEVPAEIPPELTPQKMAEIDKLLGRPLRLVPCVPQKAEECEDPATDSKDDEKGDDTEVRICVDNVDKEGRTAIHRTIKSKYSNVDSLFKEDNGKKFIAVRKKKAKGASHHVRKSWPKSKQYTTFVLYKENVDTIAAINLIAFKIRLKPNMFAYAGTKDKRGKTSQLVSVNRVAPEKLAYAARKQRGIYIGNFTFHHRPMKLGSLQGNHFRIVLREVKASDEAIEEAVNSLRSQGFINYYGTQRFGTSTVATHRIGKELLRSQWQEAVDLILSPRDNDDTDLSRGCKVWSQTKDPEAALRAMRRASESSIESQLLHGLASLEKNDLVGAIMRIPRNIRNLYLHAYQSYMWNRVASRRIEEFGLKVLPGDLVRQQGITITDEVAEVISEDSAVEVGGDSEEAKPSEGEAPDAEATESSTEGEASNAECKSSIVRVLSEEEAKETDITEVLLPLPGYNITYPDNVMKEWYSKLLEEDGLSFTALKHHVKMFSVGGVYRRLIMKPSNVKSSICYYDDPTKPLIQSDIDKLRDDDVQENILPEGAHKAVLLELTLPPSSYATMALREVLKMDTSSEMQASLNSDSSRPWQRGPATPGEENGAAAGNDSNSGGDDDEGGDVAERWKQGERRGWAGGRGGSKPFHRRPPFNRRWGFREHGGGDRGGRKRPWSGGGGGEPRGGVSRDPGGRRAGAPRALALRRGGGAALL; from the exons ATGGACGACCAACCAGGGCAAGCTGAATCAGCAGccaaagaagagaacaaaactaagaatgaagaaaacaaagatgttcaaaaggaaaatggagacacTTCGAAAGGAGACGTAGAAATGGCTGACATCGAAGCCAAGGAGTCCAGTGCTCCAGGGAAAGGGATGATCATATTTGACGACGATGACATCTCAGACAGGGAAGACAAGCccaaagagggaggtggggaaacaacagagaagaaagaaatcacAAAAGCTCCACGCTCTGTCGAGAAGGAAGCTGGGATCACGCAGTATGTGGGGACTCATGAAGGCTTCTTTGGCATCTTGAAGCAAAG GTATTCGGACTTTCAAGTTAATGAAGTGTCGAGCTCAGGTGAGGTCGTCCACCTGACTGACCTCTTCATTCCTCCCGAGCCTCAGGAAATTCCAG AGGTCCCCGCGGAAATACCCCCAGAGCTCACGCCACAGAAGATGGCAGAGATTGACAAGCTTCTTGGGAGGCCTCTGCGACTAGTTCCCTGCGTACCCCAGAAGGCAGAGGAGTGTGAGGATCCAGCTACTGACAGCAAGGACGAcgaaaagggag aCGACACAGAGGTGAGGATCTGCGTGGATAATGTAGACAAGGAAGGACGGACTGCCATCCACAGGACCATCAAGTCAAAGTATTCAAATGTGGATAGCTTATTCAAGGAAGACAACGGCAAAAAGTTCATTGCTGTCAGGAAGAAGAAAG CAAAAGGGGCGTCCCACCACGTTAGGAAGTCGTGGCCCAAGTCAAAGCAGTACACGACCTTTGTGCTGTATAAGGAGAATGTTGACACAATCGCTGCCATCAACCTTATCGCCTTTAAGATCAG ATTGAAGCCCAACATGTTTGCATATGCCGGGACGAAGGACAAGCGTGGCAAGACTAGCCAGTTGGTCTCTGTGAACCGG GTTGCCCCTGAAAAGCTAGCATACGCTGCAAGGAAGCAGAGAGGCATTTACATCGGTAACTTCACCTTCCACCACAGGCCCATGAAGCTTGGCTCACTACAGGGCAACCACTTTCGAATTGTGCTCAG AGAGGTGAAGGCTTCAGATGAGGCTATAGAGGAGGCTGTTAATTCCCTACGGTCACAAGGCTTCATCAATTACTATGGCACTCAGCGTTTTGGGACGAGCACAGTGGCCACTCATCGCATCGGCAAGGAGCTGCTCAGGAGTCAGTGGcaggag GCTGTGGATCTGATACTGTCACCCCGAGACAATGACGACACTGATTTGAGCCGTGGCTGCAAGGTATGGTCTCAGACAAAGGACCCAGAGGCAGCTTTGAGAGCAATGAGAAGGGCATCCGAGTCTTCCATCGAGAGCCAGCTCCTCCATGGGCTCGCCAGTTTAGAGAAGAATGACCTCGTGGGTGCCATCATGAGG ATCCCCAGGAACATCCGCAACCTGTACCTGCATGCATACCAGAGCTACATGTGGAACCGGGTGGCATCCAGGAGAATTGAGGAGTTCGGCTTGAAAGTGCTGCCGGGGGACCTCGTCAGACAGCAGGGCATCACGATCACAGATGAAG TTGCAGAGGTCATATCTGAGGACTCTGCCGTCGAAGTGGGAGGAGACTCAGAGGAGGCAAAACCATCGGAGGGAGAGGCTCCAGATGCAGAGGCCACAGAGTCAAGTACCGAAGGCGAAGCTTCAAATGCAGAATGCAAGTCATCGATTGTCCGAGTCCTAAGCGAGGAGGAAGCCAAGGAAACGGATATCACGGAG GTGTTGCTGCCCCTTCCAGGCTACAACATAACATACCCTGACAACGTGATGAAAGAATGGTACAGCAAATTACTTGAGGAGGATGGCCTATCCTTTACTGCGCTCAAACACCACGTCAA GATGTTCTCGGTGGGTGGTGTTTACCGGCGGCTGATCATGAAGCCGAGTAATGTGAAGAGTTCCATCTGCTACTACGACGACCCGACCAAGCCTCTCATCCAATCCGACATCGACAAGCTCCGGGATGACGATGTCCAAGAAAACATACTCCCTG AGGGAGCCCACAAGGCCGTCCTCCTGGAGCTCACGCTGCCGCCGTCCTCCTACGCCACCATGGCTCTGCGGGAGGTGCTCAAGATGGACACGTCGTCGGAG ATGCAGGCGTCCCTCAACAGCGACTCGTCGAGGCCGTGGCAGCGGGGGCCGGCGACGCCTGGCGAGGAGAACGGCGCCGCCGCGGGGAACGACAGCAACAgcggcggcgacgacgacgaaGGGGGCGACGTGGCCGAGAGATGGAAGCagggggagaggcgaggctgGGCGGGCGGCAGGGGCGGCAGCAAGCCCTTCCACAGGAGACCCCCGTTCAACCGGCGGTGGGGGTTCCGGGAGCACGGCGGGGGGGACCGGGGGGGCAGGAAGCGGCCGTggtcgggcggcggcggcggggagccAAGAGGGGGCGTTTCTCGTGATCCAGGGGGGCGTCGCGCGGGGGCGCCGAGGGCCCTTGCgctgcggaggggggggggggctgctttgCTTTGA